The Desmonostoc muscorum LEGE 12446 genome includes a region encoding these proteins:
- a CDS encoding PspA/IM30 family protein: MLKTRLPTSVKVANLSQITINQGKNMVELNHFFTQIQSPSYSKNDQNAEPLADTWSDYIQTLHQAIAESNTTKQILQKDYNRVQALAIAWEKEVEIALKNSREDRVRQALIYKQNCTARAQELKTLVERHTIHVSILQTRLAYWQNQL; this comes from the coding sequence ATGCTGAAAACAAGATTACCAACTTCTGTAAAAGTCGCTAATCTCAGTCAAATAACTATTAACCAGGGTAAAAACATGGTAGAGTTAAATCACTTCTTTACCCAAATCCAATCACCTTCATATTCCAAAAATGACCAAAATGCTGAGCCATTAGCAGATACATGGAGTGATTATATTCAAACTTTACATCAGGCTATTGCTGAGTCGAATACAACAAAGCAAATTCTGCAAAAAGATTACAATCGCGTCCAAGCTTTGGCGATCGCTTGGGAAAAAGAAGTTGAAATTGCCTTGAAAAACTCTCGTGAAGATCGAGTTCGTCAGGCACTAATCTATAAACAAAATTGTACTGCAAGAGCGCAAGAACTCAAAACTTTAGTCGAACGGCATACTATCCATGTCAGCATTCTTCAAACCAGACTGGCTTATTGGCAAAATCAACTATAA
- a CDS encoding class I SAM-dependent methyltransferase produces MSRNSIDNRKKMVALRHTHFQQHLPINQQLIDLVGDIDSHAFLRNPASQNIFLYLTEYVRAILEYWFGASLDKIRVLDWGCGKGHISFLMREMGIEITSCDVRGADDSAFGQITPIIEKASLKVVTLEHPYLLPFSDASFDVVLSFGVLEHVPNDLASLAEIHRVLKPSGLLLCFFLPYYLSWTQHLAHLRGDFYHDRLYSKKMVKHLLKQTNFELLDLWHRQLLPKNRVSYAKYHIFESVDQWLTKNTPLKYTATNIEFVAVKS; encoded by the coding sequence ATGAGTAGAAATTCAATAGACAATCGCAAAAAAATGGTTGCTCTCAGACACACTCATTTCCAGCAACATTTACCTATAAATCAGCAGCTGATTGATTTAGTCGGGGATATAGATAGTCACGCTTTTTTAAGAAACCCTGCTTCTCAGAATATTTTCCTCTACCTGACAGAATACGTAAGGGCTATTTTGGAGTATTGGTTTGGGGCAAGTCTGGATAAAATACGCGTTCTTGATTGGGGGTGTGGTAAAGGACATATTTCCTTTTTAATGCGTGAAATGGGTATCGAAATTACTAGTTGTGATGTGCGCGGTGCTGATGATTCAGCTTTTGGTCAGATTACACCAATCATCGAAAAAGCATCTCTAAAAGTTGTCACCCTAGAACATCCATATTTACTTCCTTTCAGTGATGCAAGCTTTGATGTTGTCTTAAGTTTTGGAGTTCTTGAACACGTTCCCAATGACCTTGCTTCTCTTGCTGAGATTCATCGAGTGTTGAAACCATCAGGTCTTTTGTTGTGTTTTTTCCTTCCTTATTACCTTTCTTGGACTCAGCATTTAGCCCATTTGCGAGGAGACTTTTACCACGATCGCCTGTATTCCAAAAAAATGGTAAAACACCTCCTCAAGCAAACTAATTTTGAACTCCTCGACCTTTGGCATAGACAACTTTTGCCTAAAAATCGTGTTTCCTATGCTAAATACCACATTTTTGAATCTGTAGACCAATGGTTAACTAAAAATACACCGCTCAAATATACTGCAACTAATATTGAGTTCGTCGCTGTTAAAAGTTAA